The following are from one region of the Sandaracinus amylolyticus genome:
- a CDS encoding MerR family transcriptional regulator: MDEDSELEDHGRRVKVSALAKMSGVPAATIKHYVREGLLPEPSRTSKNMAYYDVSLVPRIKKIKELQRTRFLPLKVIKSVLDESELESEDETVGATIARVLEQTAPTERRTREELLAAGMPKEQLDWLRGAGLITPLAETKGEVYAGDDLELLRVLGASRKAGISAEMLPVTILGEYAQALRALVEIELRMFRDGVMPRAGEDLPGLTEAATTLSERLVVLLRRRMLVPTMRALAEEAKRSRSSPPPATTKRPRGKSG; encoded by the coding sequence ATGGACGAGGACTCGGAGCTCGAGGATCACGGGCGCCGCGTGAAGGTGAGCGCGCTCGCGAAGATGTCGGGCGTCCCCGCGGCGACGATCAAGCACTACGTGCGCGAGGGCCTGCTCCCGGAGCCGTCGCGGACCAGCAAGAACATGGCGTACTACGACGTGTCGCTGGTCCCTCGCATCAAGAAGATCAAGGAGCTCCAGCGCACGCGCTTCCTGCCGCTGAAGGTGATCAAGTCGGTCCTCGACGAGTCCGAGCTGGAGAGCGAGGACGAGACCGTCGGCGCCACGATCGCGCGGGTGCTCGAGCAGACCGCGCCCACCGAGCGCCGGACGCGCGAGGAGCTGCTCGCAGCGGGGATGCCGAAGGAGCAGCTCGACTGGCTGCGCGGCGCCGGGCTGATCACGCCGCTCGCCGAGACGAAGGGCGAGGTCTACGCGGGTGACGATCTCGAGCTGCTGCGCGTGCTCGGCGCGTCGCGCAAGGCGGGGATCAGTGCGGAGATGCTCCCGGTGACGATCCTCGGCGAGTACGCGCAGGCGCTGCGCGCGCTCGTCGAGATCGAGCTGCGCATGTTCCGCGACGGCGTCATGCCGCGCGCGGGAGAAGATCTTCCGGGCCTCACCGAGGCCGCGACGACGCTCTCGGAGCGCCTCGTCGTGCTGCTTCGTCGGCGCATGCTGGTGCCCACGATGCGCGCGCTCGCCGAGGAGGCGAAGCGCTCGCGCTCGAGCCCGCCGCCCGCCACGACGAAGCGCCCGCGAGGCAAGAGCGGCTGA
- a CDS encoding SRPBCC family protein yields MRLARRAAVTAALACALGVLLPLSTAETIGAQDRGFTDAERSVLAAGRLIARRRMEQRGNLVHFGGTSFQTVDRPLAEVWRAVRDPANYGNLLPQVESVSVVSRGEHEGVIRIEHAYGLIRAAYHLRLRFADGRHDLTFDLDATRPNDVRSARGFMTLSEWPDNPGRTLVTWGILAAVDEGILGGLVRPQLHAWMLRVPTTMRSYLQGRGRSRFLADSGHASTATH; encoded by the coding sequence ATGCGTCTCGCTCGCCGCGCGGCCGTGACCGCGGCCCTCGCATGCGCCCTCGGCGTGCTGTTGCCGCTCTCGACGGCGGAGACGATCGGCGCGCAGGATCGCGGGTTCACCGACGCCGAGCGCTCGGTGCTCGCGGCGGGCCGTCTGATCGCGCGCCGTCGGATGGAGCAGCGCGGGAACCTCGTGCACTTCGGCGGCACGAGCTTCCAGACCGTCGATCGCCCGCTCGCCGAGGTCTGGCGCGCGGTGCGCGACCCCGCGAACTACGGGAACCTGCTGCCGCAGGTCGAGTCGGTCTCGGTCGTGTCGCGCGGCGAGCACGAGGGCGTGATCCGGATCGAGCACGCGTACGGGCTCATCCGCGCCGCGTACCACCTGCGCCTGCGCTTCGCCGACGGGCGCCACGATCTGACGTTCGACCTCGACGCGACGCGCCCCAACGACGTGCGCTCGGCGCGCGGCTTCATGACGCTGAGCGAGTGGCCGGACAACCCTGGGCGCACGCTGGTGACGTGGGGAATCCTCGCGGCGGTGGACGAGGGAATCCTCGGCGGCCTGGTCCGCCCGCAGCTGCACGCGTGGATGCTCCGCGTGCCGACGACGATGCGCAGCTACCTGCAGGGCCGCGGCCGGTCGCGCTTCCTCGCCGACTCGGGCCACGCGTCGACCGCGACGCATTGA
- a CDS encoding ABC transporter permease subunit gives MIALLRKELRALAPHALLCFFAISGDVISRPLTEQLDVATWSSIASIDPGEGGELAFMLALVAFAVAYAAFPREHDDGTIDFLRSLPVTRRAIFGAKMLAGAGVLVFFTALGQVTNWLLQLPNPQSFIGDQFRLDVAVGAGALQATFVLVLYAHGVLASTMRRFGLLPYALVMFVILAAEEIEPSLAWLNPASICRLAYRGQVLLVPWGDIAVHVPIAIAALGISYAVWMGPFEQLRDALAPKRDARGAAIAFGCGTALVVFAGLAVMTFLAVRSVEEDGMPSDEPEGIAWQTAEARTEHYAFVYPTNLRARALRLVGSADEIAESVARVVGAREVPFITVDLAETSAHHEGIAAGTRIRMGLVGQDDEVRLRHVLAHESTHVLQGRESDRRLMTQRGTRAFVEGSAEWVAYQVVPNEAALTESRIVAAAGWTRHRLQLEDVLDDESLRQRFDTSLAYSLGEVLTEGIARACGERAVGDVMRAIGRSDAPQDLEPLALWQDALQSIGCSEVAARGAMERVIDEVARDHADAIEALPRAGAAVTARDDEATTVVATLDRDAPEGATWALRVRRDRMVSDTEIRSVRGVIEGARRVVFYVPRGWSWPRFDLQVCMVPAGGNWSWCEGWTSG, from the coding sequence GTGATCGCGCTCTTGCGCAAGGAGCTGCGCGCGCTGGCCCCGCACGCGCTGCTGTGTTTCTTCGCGATCAGCGGCGACGTGATCTCGCGCCCGCTCACCGAGCAGCTCGACGTCGCGACCTGGTCGTCGATCGCGAGCATCGATCCGGGGGAGGGCGGCGAGCTCGCGTTCATGCTCGCGCTCGTCGCGTTCGCCGTCGCGTACGCCGCGTTCCCGCGCGAGCACGACGACGGGACGATCGACTTCCTGCGCTCGCTGCCGGTGACGCGGCGCGCGATCTTCGGCGCGAAGATGCTCGCGGGCGCGGGCGTGCTGGTGTTCTTCACCGCGCTCGGCCAGGTGACGAACTGGCTGCTCCAGCTGCCGAACCCTCAGAGCTTCATCGGCGATCAGTTCCGGCTCGACGTCGCGGTCGGGGCGGGCGCGCTGCAGGCGACCTTCGTGCTCGTGCTCTACGCGCACGGCGTGCTCGCGTCGACGATGCGCCGCTTCGGGTTGCTGCCGTACGCGCTGGTGATGTTCGTGATCCTCGCGGCGGAGGAGATCGAGCCCTCGCTCGCGTGGCTGAACCCCGCGTCGATCTGTCGGCTCGCGTACCGCGGGCAGGTGCTGCTGGTGCCGTGGGGCGACATCGCGGTGCACGTGCCGATCGCGATCGCGGCGCTGGGGATCTCGTACGCGGTGTGGATGGGTCCCTTCGAGCAGCTGCGCGACGCGCTGGCACCGAAGCGCGACGCGCGAGGGGCGGCGATCGCGTTCGGGTGCGGCACCGCGCTGGTCGTGTTCGCGGGGCTCGCGGTGATGACGTTCCTCGCGGTGCGCTCCGTCGAGGAGGACGGGATGCCGAGCGACGAGCCCGAGGGCATCGCGTGGCAGACCGCGGAGGCGCGCACCGAGCACTACGCGTTCGTGTACCCGACGAACTTGCGGGCGCGCGCGTTGCGCCTGGTGGGGAGCGCCGACGAGATCGCGGAATCGGTGGCGCGCGTGGTCGGAGCGCGCGAGGTGCCGTTCATCACGGTCGATCTCGCGGAGACGAGCGCGCACCACGAGGGCATCGCGGCGGGGACGCGCATCCGGATGGGCCTCGTGGGGCAGGACGACGAGGTGCGGCTGCGCCACGTGCTCGCGCACGAGAGCACGCACGTGCTGCAGGGGCGCGAGTCCGATCGACGGTTGATGACGCAGCGCGGGACGCGCGCGTTCGTCGAGGGCTCGGCGGAGTGGGTCGCGTACCAGGTGGTGCCGAACGAGGCGGCGCTGACGGAGTCGCGCATCGTCGCGGCGGCGGGATGGACGCGGCATCGGCTACAGCTCGAGGACGTGCTCGACGACGAGTCGCTGCGGCAGCGCTTCGACACGTCGCTCGCGTACTCGCTGGGCGAGGTGCTCACCGAGGGCATCGCGCGGGCGTGCGGCGAGCGCGCGGTGGGCGACGTGATGCGCGCGATCGGGCGCAGCGATGCGCCGCAGGATCTCGAGCCGCTCGCGCTGTGGCAGGACGCGCTGCAGTCGATCGGGTGCAGCGAGGTCGCGGCGCGCGGGGCGATGGAGCGCGTGATCGACGAGGTGGCGCGCGATCACGCGGACGCGATCGAGGCGCTGCCGCGCGCGGGCGCGGCGGTGACGGCGCGCGACGACGAGGCGACGACGGTGGTCGCGACGCTCGATCGCGATGCGCCCGAGGGCGCGACCTGGGCGCTGCGGGTGCGGCGCGATCGGATGGTGAGCGACACCGAGATCCGATCGGTGCGTGGGGTGATCGAGGGGGCGCGACGGGTGGTGTTCTACGTGCCTCGGGGGTGGAGCTGGCCGCGGTTCGATCTTCAGGTGTGCATGGTGCCGGCCGGGGGGAACTGGTCTTGGTGCGAGGGGTGGACGTCTGGATAG
- the glpK gene encoding glycerol kinase GlpK, with protein MTRHLLAIDQGTTGSTVLVLDTEARILGRATREFPQHFPTPGEVEHDAEEIWASVEHAIEGAYREAGVDPKQCAGIGITNQRETTMLWDRKTGAHVHRAIVWQDRRTAARCRGLEAEGLLSLYRKKTGLVLDPYFSGTKLEWLLDNVDDVRKRAEDGELAFGTVDSFLVWRLSGGTAHVTDVTNASRTLLFDIHRLAWDDELCRHLHVPRAVLPAVKSSSEVYARTKGLRVLPDGIPIAGIAGDQQAALFGQTCFEIGDAKCTYGTGAFLLVNTGERAPESQNGLVTTVAWKLGDQVRYALEGSAFVAGAAVQWLRDQLGIIKSSSDIEGLAAKVQTSGGVVFVPALSGLGAPHWDPEARGTLFGLTRGSSAAHIARATLEGIAFQVAELGRAMEADMGRRIARLRVDGGASQNELLMQFQADVLDVAIERPANTETTALGAAYLAGLAVGVFPDLQAIERAHRTARRIEPGMREGERREHLARWNDGVRRARGKLV; from the coding sequence ATGACGCGCCATCTGCTCGCGATCGATCAGGGCACGACCGGCAGCACCGTCCTGGTGCTGGACACCGAGGCTCGCATCCTCGGTCGTGCCACGCGCGAGTTCCCGCAGCACTTCCCCACGCCGGGCGAGGTCGAGCACGACGCGGAGGAGATCTGGGCCTCGGTCGAGCACGCCATCGAGGGCGCGTATCGCGAGGCGGGCGTCGACCCGAAGCAGTGCGCGGGCATCGGCATCACGAACCAGCGCGAGACCACGATGCTGTGGGATCGCAAGACGGGCGCGCACGTGCACCGCGCGATCGTCTGGCAGGACCGTCGCACCGCCGCGCGCTGTCGCGGCCTCGAGGCCGAGGGCCTGCTCTCGCTCTACCGCAAGAAGACCGGCCTCGTCCTCGATCCCTACTTCAGCGGCACGAAGCTCGAGTGGCTGCTCGACAACGTCGACGACGTGCGCAAGCGCGCCGAGGACGGCGAGCTCGCGTTCGGCACCGTCGACTCGTTCCTCGTGTGGCGCCTCAGCGGCGGCACCGCGCACGTGACCGACGTGACGAACGCGTCGCGCACCCTGCTCTTCGACATCCACCGCCTCGCGTGGGACGACGAGCTCTGTCGTCACCTCCACGTGCCGCGCGCGGTGCTGCCCGCGGTGAAGAGCTCGAGCGAGGTCTACGCGCGCACCAAGGGCCTGCGCGTGCTCCCCGACGGCATCCCGATCGCGGGCATCGCCGGCGATCAGCAGGCCGCGTTGTTCGGCCAGACGTGCTTCGAGATCGGCGACGCGAAGTGCACCTACGGCACCGGCGCGTTCCTCCTCGTGAACACCGGCGAGCGCGCGCCCGAGTCGCAGAACGGCCTCGTCACCACGGTCGCGTGGAAGCTCGGCGATCAGGTCCGCTACGCGCTCGAGGGCTCGGCGTTCGTCGCAGGCGCCGCGGTGCAGTGGCTGCGCGATCAGCTCGGCATCATCAAGAGCAGCAGCGACATCGAGGGCCTCGCCGCGAAGGTCCAGACCAGCGGCGGCGTCGTGTTCGTGCCCGCGCTCTCGGGCCTCGGTGCGCCGCACTGGGACCCCGAGGCGCGCGGCACGCTCTTCGGGCTCACCCGCGGATCGAGCGCCGCGCACATCGCGCGCGCCACGCTCGAGGGCATCGCGTTCCAGGTCGCCGAGCTCGGCCGCGCGATGGAGGCCGACATGGGCCGTCGCATCGCGCGCCTGCGCGTCGACGGCGGTGCGTCGCAGAACGAGCTGCTCATGCAGTTCCAGGCGGACGTGCTCGACGTCGCGATCGAGCGCCCCGCGAACACCGAGACCACCGCGCTCGGCGCGGCCTACCTCGCCGGCCTCGCGGTCGGCGTGTTCCCCGATCTCCAGGCGATCGAGCGCGCGCATCGCACCGCGCGGCGCATCGAGCCGGGGATGCGCGAGGGCGAGCGGCGCGAGCACCTCGCGCGCTGGAACGACGGCGTCCGACGCGCGCGCGGGAAGCTCGTATGA
- a CDS encoding trypsin-like serine peptidase, whose product MLARRTALGLALTTLVACAPGPSPSVTSEPVVYGEDGRREAYEVDATLRALALGSSAAIFDPASLDRRDPSAITPSGRRLQSDEDLCDDQRFLDQPTAASCSGTLIDDDLYLTAGHCVETEEECRALRFVFDYAYASDGVLETIGEDDVYGCRRLVAHRYQDSPWRDHSIIQLDRPVVGRTPATLRRGAVTQGEPLVLIGYPDVIPMKIDASGHVNDPRAAELDRFYASVDAFGGNSGSGVFDAEGQLVGVLSGGEDDYARRGDCNVVNVVDEACPGGDCTGHGEYIGYAQNAIDDLCASGWPSARLCGRPATCGDGTCSGTETSETCAADCEAPRCGDDVCDRGESATCAGDCGPIVPDEWTCEVRWYAAYDDCDCACGAPDPDCDDARLRVVNCERGETCVEGVCTAAPDAGATTRDAGVRPEPDASLAVDAGTTVRDAGPTVVPAGDEGCGCRVAPRRAPSPMLFVMLALVALAIRARRS is encoded by the coding sequence ATGCTCGCCCGCCGCACCGCTCTCGGACTCGCGCTCACCACGCTCGTCGCCTGCGCGCCGGGGCCCAGCCCATCGGTCACCAGCGAGCCGGTCGTGTACGGCGAGGACGGTCGGCGCGAGGCCTACGAGGTGGACGCGACGCTGCGCGCGCTCGCGCTCGGCAGCTCGGCCGCGATCTTCGATCCCGCGAGCCTCGATCGCCGCGACCCGAGCGCGATCACGCCGTCGGGGCGCCGCCTCCAGAGCGACGAGGACCTCTGCGACGATCAGCGCTTCCTCGATCAGCCCACCGCCGCGTCGTGCTCGGGCACGCTGATCGACGACGACCTCTATCTCACCGCGGGCCACTGCGTGGAGACCGAGGAGGAGTGCCGCGCGCTGCGCTTCGTCTTCGACTACGCGTATGCGAGCGACGGCGTGCTCGAGACGATCGGCGAGGACGACGTCTACGGCTGTCGTCGCCTGGTCGCGCACCGCTACCAGGACTCGCCCTGGCGCGATCACTCGATCATCCAGCTCGATCGCCCGGTGGTGGGCCGCACCCCCGCGACGCTGCGGCGCGGCGCGGTCACCCAGGGCGAGCCGCTCGTGCTGATCGGATACCCCGACGTGATCCCGATGAAGATCGATGCGAGCGGGCACGTGAACGATCCGCGCGCCGCCGAGCTCGATCGCTTCTACGCGAGCGTCGACGCGTTCGGCGGTAACTCGGGCTCCGGTGTGTTCGACGCCGAGGGCCAGCTCGTCGGCGTGCTCTCGGGCGGCGAGGACGACTACGCGCGCCGCGGCGACTGCAACGTCGTCAACGTGGTCGACGAGGCGTGCCCCGGCGGCGACTGCACCGGGCACGGCGAGTACATCGGCTACGCGCAGAACGCGATCGACGATCTCTGCGCGAGCGGGTGGCCGAGCGCGCGCCTCTGCGGCCGCCCCGCGACCTGCGGCGACGGCACCTGCAGCGGCACCGAGACGAGCGAGACCTGCGCCGCCGACTGCGAGGCCCCGCGCTGCGGCGACGACGTGTGCGATCGCGGCGAGAGCGCGACGTGCGCGGGCGACTGCGGCCCGATCGTGCCCGACGAGTGGACCTGCGAAGTGCGCTGGTACGCCGCGTACGACGACTGCGACTGCGCGTGCGGCGCGCCCGATCCCGACTGCGACGATGCGCGCCTTCGCGTCGTCAACTGCGAGCGCGGCGAGACGTGCGTCGAGGGTGTGTGCACCGCCGCGCCCGACGCAGGTGCCACGACGCGCGATGCCGGCGTGCGCCCCGAGCCCGATGCGTCCCTCGCGGTCGACGCCGGGACGACGGTGCGCGATGCCGGCCCCACGGTCGTGCCCGCCGGTGACGAAGGCTGCGGTTGCCGCGTCGCGCCGCGCCGCGCGCCCTCGCCGATGCTCTTCGTGATGCTCGCGCTCGTCGCGCTGGCGATCCGCGCGCGCCGTTCCTGA
- a CDS encoding ABC transporter ATP-binding protein: MDPDVIEVRGLTKRYGAIEALRGLDLTVRPGDVYGFLGRNGAGKSTTIRILMGITRPSGGSVRMFGEAGGRDLVSWRQRIGYVAQEQSFYGWMTPVSIARFVRSFFPRWDDAEYTRLLRVLDVPSAQRIRTFSGGTKVKLALALALAHRPPLLLLDEPTAGLDPVARREFLEIVRHEAEHSGRTTFFSSHLVDEIELVANRVGVVDGGRTRYEGSIDELVQRVRVVRASELADPAPLHAAITELQLAVRHEEVREGERRIVVESDDPGRFDALAPMIPDAVIELLPLEEVFIAMVRRSA, encoded by the coding sequence GTGGATCCCGACGTCATCGAGGTGCGCGGGCTGACGAAGCGCTACGGCGCGATCGAGGCGCTGCGCGGGTTGGATCTCACCGTGCGGCCCGGGGACGTGTACGGGTTCCTCGGGCGCAACGGCGCGGGGAAGTCGACGACCATCCGCATCCTCATGGGCATCACGCGGCCGAGCGGGGGCTCGGTGCGGATGTTCGGCGAGGCGGGCGGACGCGACCTCGTGTCGTGGCGACAGCGCATCGGGTACGTCGCGCAGGAGCAGTCGTTCTACGGCTGGATGACGCCGGTCTCGATCGCGCGCTTCGTGCGCTCGTTCTTCCCGCGGTGGGACGACGCGGAGTACACGCGCCTCTTGCGCGTGCTCGACGTGCCGAGCGCGCAGCGCATCCGCACGTTCTCGGGCGGCACGAAGGTGAAGCTCGCGCTCGCGCTGGCGCTCGCGCATCGCCCGCCGCTCCTGCTCCTCGACGAGCCGACCGCGGGGCTCGATCCCGTCGCGCGCCGCGAGTTCCTCGAGATCGTGCGGCACGAGGCGGAGCACAGCGGGCGCACCACGTTCTTCTCGAGCCATCTCGTCGACGAGATCGAGCTCGTCGCGAACCGGGTCGGCGTCGTCGACGGGGGAAGGACGCGCTACGAGGGCAGCATCGACGAGCTGGTGCAGCGCGTGCGAGTGGTGCGCGCGAGCGAGCTCGCGGATCCCGCGCCGCTGCACGCGGCGATCACGGAGCTGCAGCTCGCGGTGCGACACGAGGAGGTGCGCGAGGGCGAGCGCCGCATCGTCGTGGAGAGCGACGATCCGGGGCGCTTCGACGCGCTCGCACCGATGATCCCCGACGCGGTGATCGAGCTGCTCCCGCTGGAAGAAGTGTTCATCGCGATGGTGCGGCGCAGCGCATGA
- a CDS encoding N-acyl-D-amino-acid deacylase family protein, with protein sequence MRVLLRDATIIDGTGAEADAGDVLLEDDHIAEIGATTLAPDEVIDARGLVVAPGFIDVHSHSDFTLPGDPEARAKVMQGVTSEVVGNCGLGLFPSNETVERFYALLSPMLFGEPGGGCFRDIASYRARLEERGVSVNVVPLVPHGNVRCEAMGLAERAARPDEIARMRDSVDTNMRQGAFGLSTGLVYAPGAFADTEEIVELAKVSAAHGGIYASHMRDEGSRLVQSVEETLRIGREAKIPVQISHHKAAGRWNWGKVETTLAMVDRARAEGLDVHSDVYPYTAGSTVLSAMFLPLWAFEGSQDRLLERLRDPEVRKQIVEGSKERMMKLAQLPGVLDRIVPKRLILPFVLFELSRLVVVSSLKNQQQYEGMTLREIAKARKQKLYDMLLDLLVEEELAIAAIAHVMSEDDVQRVMAHDATMIGTDGFPQREGKPHPRAFGTYARVIEHYVRERRLFGIETAIHKMTGMVAKKLGLRDRGVLRAGAKADVVVLDAARVKDRATYASPKNHPEGIVHVFVNGVHTVKDGKHTGARGGRVLHRAAG encoded by the coding sequence ATGCGCGTGCTCCTTCGCGATGCGACGATCATCGACGGCACCGGCGCCGAGGCCGACGCGGGCGACGTCCTGCTCGAAGACGATCACATCGCCGAGATCGGCGCGACCACGCTCGCGCCCGACGAGGTGATCGACGCGCGCGGGCTCGTCGTCGCGCCCGGCTTCATCGACGTGCACTCGCACTCCGACTTCACGTTGCCCGGCGACCCCGAGGCGCGCGCGAAGGTGATGCAGGGCGTGACGAGCGAGGTCGTCGGCAACTGCGGCCTCGGGCTCTTCCCCTCGAACGAGACGGTCGAGCGCTTCTACGCGCTCCTCTCGCCGATGCTCTTCGGCGAGCCGGGAGGCGGATGCTTCCGCGACATCGCGTCGTACCGCGCGCGGCTCGAGGAACGCGGCGTGAGCGTCAACGTCGTGCCCCTCGTGCCCCACGGCAACGTGCGCTGCGAGGCGATGGGGCTCGCGGAGCGCGCCGCGCGTCCCGACGAGATCGCGCGCATGCGCGACAGCGTCGACACGAACATGCGGCAGGGCGCGTTCGGGCTCTCGACCGGGCTCGTCTACGCGCCGGGCGCGTTCGCCGACACCGAGGAGATCGTCGAGCTCGCGAAGGTGAGCGCGGCGCACGGCGGCATCTACGCGTCGCACATGCGCGACGAGGGATCGCGCCTCGTGCAGTCGGTCGAGGAGACGCTGCGCATCGGACGCGAGGCGAAGATCCCCGTGCAGATCTCGCATCACAAGGCGGCCGGTCGCTGGAACTGGGGCAAGGTCGAGACGACGCTCGCGATGGTCGATCGCGCGCGCGCCGAGGGCCTCGACGTGCACAGCGACGTCTACCCGTACACCGCGGGATCGACGGTGCTGAGCGCGATGTTCCTGCCGCTCTGGGCGTTCGAGGGCTCGCAGGATCGACTGCTCGAGCGGCTGCGCGATCCCGAGGTGCGCAAGCAGATCGTGGAGGGCAGCAAGGAGCGCATGATGAAGCTCGCACAGCTGCCGGGCGTGCTCGATCGCATCGTGCCCAAGCGCTTGATCCTGCCCTTCGTGCTCTTCGAGCTGAGCCGCCTCGTGGTGGTGAGCTCGCTGAAGAACCAGCAGCAGTACGAGGGCATGACGCTGCGCGAGATCGCGAAGGCGCGAAAGCAGAAGCTCTACGACATGCTGCTCGATCTGCTGGTCGAGGAAGAGCTCGCGATCGCGGCGATCGCGCACGTGATGAGCGAGGACGACGTGCAGCGCGTGATGGCGCACGACGCGACGATGATCGGCACCGATGGCTTCCCGCAGCGCGAGGGCAAGCCGCACCCGCGCGCGTTCGGCACCTATGCGCGCGTGATCGAGCACTACGTGCGCGAGCGACGTCTCTTCGGGATCGAGACCGCGATCCACAAGATGACGGGCATGGTCGCGAAGAAGCTCGGGCTGCGCGATCGCGGTGTGCTGCGAGCGGGCGCGAAGGCGGACGTGGTGGTGCTCGACGCGGCGAGAGTGAAGGACCGCGCGACGTACGCGAGCCCGAAGAACCACCCCGAAGGCATCGTGCACGTGTTCGTGAACGGCGTGCACACGGTGAAGGACGGGAAGCACACCGGAGCGCGCGGCGGGCGCGTGCTGCACCGCGCGGCGGGCTGA
- a CDS encoding penicillin-insensitive murein endopeptidase, whose translation MRRSAAVLLAIAIALLATVARATPGDHDDPRPRRARRATPSTSVGLPFRGRLRNGVLLRESEHVRYAGEYREGGRFYGTDELVQLIERSAARVSQRLPGARLSVGELSARQGGRVSGHRSHQNGRDVDIAFYMIDRDGRPYDPWGFAAFDRHGNGMPPNDALRFDDARNWELVARLVADPDARVQYVFVADTLRRRLLATARRRRAPASIVARAEQLLVQPSHGHPHRNHFHVRIYCPPADRPTCEDREPFHAWYPGTPPRSESASAEDAAD comes from the coding sequence ATGCGTCGCAGCGCCGCCGTGCTCCTCGCGATCGCGATCGCGCTCCTCGCGACGGTCGCGCGCGCCACGCCCGGCGATCACGACGATCCGCGCCCGCGACGCGCGCGTCGCGCGACGCCCTCCACGTCGGTCGGGCTTCCGTTCCGCGGGCGCCTGCGCAACGGCGTGCTGCTGCGCGAGTCCGAGCACGTGCGCTACGCCGGTGAGTACCGCGAGGGCGGGCGCTTCTACGGCACCGACGAGCTCGTGCAGCTGATCGAGCGATCCGCCGCGCGCGTGTCGCAGCGGCTGCCCGGCGCGCGCCTCTCGGTGGGCGAGCTCTCGGCGCGACAGGGAGGTCGCGTCAGCGGCCATCGCTCGCACCAGAACGGGCGCGACGTCGACATCGCGTTCTACATGATCGATCGCGACGGTCGTCCCTACGACCCGTGGGGCTTCGCGGCGTTCGATCGCCACGGCAACGGGATGCCGCCCAACGACGCGCTGCGCTTCGACGACGCGCGCAACTGGGAGCTCGTCGCGCGCCTGGTCGCCGATCCCGACGCGCGCGTGCAGTACGTCTTCGTCGCCGACACGCTGCGCCGGCGCCTGCTCGCGACCGCGCGCCGCCGCCGCGCCCCCGCGTCGATCGTCGCGCGCGCCGAGCAGCTCCTCGTGCAGCCCTCGCACGGGCACCCGCACCGCAATCACTTCCACGTGCGCATCTACTGCCCGCCCGCGGATCGACCGACCTGCGAGGATCGCGAGCCCTTCCACGCGTGGTACCCGGGCACGCCGCCGCGCAGCGAGAGCGCGAGCGCCGAGGACGCCGCCGACTGA
- a CDS encoding UPF0158 family protein: protein MSRDDHDTRDEKPATAVAPGTPIRQVPIAWEALEDAFENNAPEVHSYLHLETGEVIRIVDGIADPQMHQRVMNDTTYLRVEPVSSREQYRWMERFIATVEESEFRDKLVQAIDGKGAFRRFKDVLMSYPVDRERWFAFRSERLRSCMEGWLQAHAIEAVQRQQWRVPTAEEVRPAAEESDKPARRNRAAIAEAHRRRLHELADQLPARELDAAVAFLEFLRERKHLPRPKAKGEGTLEAGDTTASGETALDLASDAPPRGPNGTNDERADEPQA, encoded by the coding sequence ATGAGCCGGGACGACCACGACACCCGAGACGAGAAACCCGCGACCGCCGTCGCGCCTGGTACCCCGATCCGTCAGGTCCCGATCGCGTGGGAAGCGCTGGAGGACGCGTTCGAGAACAACGCGCCCGAGGTCCACAGCTACCTGCACCTCGAGACCGGCGAGGTCATTCGCATCGTCGACGGCATCGCCGATCCGCAGATGCACCAGCGCGTGATGAACGACACGACCTATCTGCGGGTCGAGCCGGTGAGCTCGCGCGAGCAGTACCGCTGGATGGAGCGTTTCATCGCGACCGTCGAGGAGAGCGAGTTCCGCGACAAGCTCGTCCAGGCGATCGACGGCAAGGGCGCGTTCCGCCGCTTCAAGGACGTGCTGATGAGCTACCCGGTGGATCGCGAGCGCTGGTTCGCGTTCCGCAGCGAGCGCCTGCGCTCGTGCATGGAGGGTTGGCTCCAGGCGCACGCGATCGAGGCGGTGCAGCGCCAGCAGTGGCGCGTGCCGACCGCGGAAGAGGTGCGCCCCGCCGCCGAGGAGAGCGACAAGCCGGCGCGCCGCAACCGTGCGGCGATCGCCGAGGCGCATCGCCGTCGTCTGCACGAGCTCGCCGATCAGCTCCCGGCGCGCGAGCTCGACGCCGCCGTGGCGTTCCTCGAGTTCCTGCGCGAGCGCAAGCACCTGCCGCGTCCGAAGGCGAAGGGCGAAGGCACGCTCGAGGCGGGCGACACCACCGCGTCGGGCGAGACCGCGCTCGACCTCGCGTCCGACGCCCCGCCGCGTGGGCCGAACGGCACGAACGACGAACGTGCGGACGAGCCGCAGGCCTGA